In Flavobacterium enshiense, the genomic stretch TGGACTGAATTAGCGGGCGCCGTTAACACAATAACCAGCCAAAACTAAGAGTCATGAACAAAACAGTAAGTATAAATTTAGGAGGTTTTTCTTTTCATATTGATGAAGACGCCTATCAAAAATTAAGTCGCTACTTTGATGCTATAAAACGCTCCCTGTCACCTGACGGAAGAGACGAAATCATGAACGACATCGAAAGCAGGATTGCTGAATTGTTATCCGAAAAGCTTTCAAATGACAAACAGGTTGTATCGTTAACCGAAATCGATCAGGTTATAGCCGTAATGGGACAACCGGAAGATTACCGAATTGAAGACGAAAGTTCAACAACCACATACACAACTTACTCTCCTAGCGGATCAAAAAAATTATACCGCGACAAGGAAAAAGGAATGCTGGGTGGTGTATTGGCCGGTATGGGTCACTATTTCGGAGTAGATCCGCTTTGGTTGCGCATCATCATGGTTATCTTGCTTTTCACTTGGGGAATTGGAATTATCCCATACCTACTCTTCTGGATTTTAGTACCTGAGGCTAAAACAACAGCCGAAAAACTGGAAATGACCGGACAGCCAATAACCATTTCTAATATCGAGAAAAAAGTAAAGGAAGGGTTTGGCGAAATCTCTGATACCATCAGCAATATCGACCAGAAAAAAATTGCCGACGGAGCCAGAGACGGAGCCTCTAAAGTAGCTACATCGATAGAAGATGTTTTCATGACAATCTTTAAAGTGATTGCAAAACTAATTGGTGCTTTTATCTTAATAGTATCCGGATGTGCGTTAATCGGAATTATCATTGCCTCTGTAGTTATGATATTCTCCTCTTCACTGCCGGACAATGCGGTTCTTGAACACATCAGTACGCCAATAGGCATCGAAACACCGTACTGGATTCAAGGCTTGTTATTATTGTCGGTAGTTGGTATTCCGCTTATCTTCCTTATTATTTTAGGATTGAAATTATTAATCAACAACTTAAGATCAATCGGAACCATCACTAAATACAGTTTATTGGCAATATGGTTAATCGCTACTGGATTCTTAATCACAATCGGAATCAGAGAAGCCGGTCAATTGGCATTTGACGGAAAAATGGTTCAGAAAGCAGACATTCAGATTGCCAATACCGATACACTGAAGGTACGATTTGTTAACAACGATTTCTTTTCAAAAAATGTTGACAAAAAAACAGATTTGAAAATCGAACAGGATTCGGTCGGAAACGAGATGATTTATTCCAACAATGTAAGCCTTCACCTGAAAAAAACGGACAAAGCCTTCCCTTACATTCAGGTTGAAAAAATCGCGAGTGGAAAATCATTCCCGGAAGCTAACAAAAGAGCAGAAAAAATCAAATACAATTTCAAAATCATTGGAAATCAGTTAATTTTAGATAATTTTTTACTAACTGATGTAAAAAATAAGATCAGAGGTCAAAAAGTTGAAGTATATTTATACTTGCCGAACGGTATCGTTTATGCACCCGAAGAAAGCGTTTCAAACTATTTAGACGGAGACAATGCTGATTTTGATTACTACTACGGACCTGAAGGCTACAATTATAAAGTAACAGACGGAGAATTAAAATGTTTGAACTGTCCGGAAGATGAAGACGCAGATTCAGAAGATGAAGTACTGAATATATCCGAAAAAGATCAAGACACCATTAAAACTGTTAGTATCAAAGTTGGAGGCAAGGAAATAATACGAACTGAAACCAAAAAATCTGGTGACTTATCAGTAGATGAAAGCGGAGTGGTTGTGAAGAAAAAATAACTAAAAAGTGAAACCATCATCAATCAAGCATTTTTTAGTTATCTCTTTTGAACCGGAGATATAATTCAAAGCAAATAAATCATCACCCGATAGCTATTGGGACAAAAAACGAACAGTTATGACAAAATTAGTTTTTCACATTACAAAAATAGTTATAGCAACTGTGCTTGCCGTACTATTTGGTTCCTGCCATTCAAATATTGGCTTAGGAAACAGTATAACCGGTAGCGGAAATGTTACTAAGGAAGTTCGAAACCTCAGCGGTTTTAACAAGGTTACCGTATCCGATGGCCTGGACTGCGAAATTCAACAATCGGATAAATTCGCTGTCATTGTAGAAGCCGATGACAATTTACACGAAGGTATTATCACTACTGTTAATAATGGTGTTTTGAAAATCGATTCGGAATACAACCGTTACAAAAACGTAAATTCAAAAAAAATCATTGTTCAGATGCCGGTTATAGTAAGTCTTGAAAGCACTAGCGGTTCCAGTTTAAAGTCGTTAAACACATTAAAAGGAGAGAGCATCGCAGTGAAAACAAGCAGCGGCAGTGAAATGGAAGTAATCATCGAATCCGATACCATTACCTGCGAATCTACAAGCGGTAGTGAAATAACTCTAAAAGGAAAAGCGTTAAAGGCCCACGCCCATTCATCCAGCGGAAGTTCCATCAAAGCAGGAAATCTGATGGCTAACGAAATTGATGCACAATCCACGAGCGGAAGTTCGATAACAGTGGCTCCTATAGTTTTATTGGATGCAAAAGCTTCCAGCGGCAGTTCCATTAACTATACAAAAGTACCTCAGCAACTTCGAAAACAAAGTACCTCAGGAGGAAGTGTCAGTGAAGAATAAAAGAATAGAATGATAAAATAAAAAAAGAGGCAGATAATAAAGCCTCTTTTTTTCTGAAAAATTTGAAAGCGTACAGAAATTACTTATTTTTATGAATTCTTGATTTAAAAACATAGTCTATAATAATCACCACTAATTTGAATATGAAAAAAAATGCATTAAAAGCTTTATCAATAAGCTTCCTTTTTTTAGGATGTTTTGTTGCAAAGGCGCAGGATGCCAAAACTTCAAAGTACAATTACAATGAGGCTTTCGGTAATAACTTTTACACAAAAAACGGAACAGACACCCGCTCCGCCAGCGGACAACTCGGCGCAAAATACTGGCAAAACAGAGCCGATTATAGTTTAACAGCAACACTTAACGATCAGACAAACGAAATTACCGGTTCGGAAATTTTGACTTACACCAACAACAGTCCGGATAAAATGGGCTTTTTATGGATGCATCTGGATCAGAATTTATTTAAAAAAGATTCACGCGGAAATGCTGTCATCCCCGTTAAAGGAAGCAGAAACGGAGCTAGAGGTCAGGTTTTCGATGGTGGTCATAAAATCAAATCCGTTTCGGTAGTTAGCATCCAAAATGGAAAAACAATCGAAAAAGAAGTTAAATATAGCATTACAGATACCCGAATGCAGGTTATTCTTCCTCATGAACTAAATGCTAATGGAGGAACTGTAAAAATAAAAATCGATTTCTCTTTCATCTCCCCTATTGAAGGTTCAGACCGAATGGGCGTCTTAGATACCAAAAATGGAAAAATATTTGCCATGGCTCAATGGTATCCGAGAATGTGTGTTTACGATGATGTTCGCGGCTGGGATACACACCCATACTTAGGTGCCGGTGAGTTCTATCTAGAATATGGTGATTTTGATGTTGCCATCACTGCTCCGGCAAACCATATTGTAGTTTCTTCAGGTGAATTGCAAAACCCGAAAGAAGTATATACTGCTGAACAACTAAAACGATGGGATCAAGCCAAACAGAGCGAAAAAACGGTAATCATCCGTTCTGAAGAAGAAGTCACCAATCCTTCTTCACGTCCTTCAGGAAAACCGACTTTAACTTGGAAATTTAAAATGAAAAATTCCCGTGATGTGTCATGGGCTTCATCCTCGGCTTTCATTATTGATGCGGCAAGAATCAATTTGCCAAGCGGAAAAAAATCGTTAGCTATTGGTGCTTATCCTGCTGAAAGCAATGGAAACCAAGCTTGGGGCAGAGCTACAGAATACACCAAAACATCAATAGAAAATTATTCCAAAAGATGGTTTGAATATCCTTATCCGGCAGCAGTGAATGTGGCAGCAAATGTAGGCGGAATGGAATATCCCGGAATCGTCTTTTGTCATTACAAATCCAAAGGCGAAGACTTGTGGGGCGTAACCGATCATGAATTCGGGCATTGCTGGTTCCCAATGATTGTTGGTTCTAACGAACGTTTATTTGCCTGGATGGATGAAGGCTTCAACACATTCATTAACGGAATCAGTTCACAGGATTTCAACAACGGCGAATACAAACAAGAAAAAGAGAACATGCATCATGGAGCACATACATTAACAGACCCGGCCATCGAACCCATCATGAGTGCCCCGGATAATTTAAAAGAAGCCCGTTTAGGATTGCTTGCCTATGAAAAACCGGGTGAAGGACTAAACATGTTGCGTGAAATGTTAGGTAAAGAACGATTTGACTATGCGTTCCGAACTTATGTTGAGCGTTGGGCTTTCAAACACCCAATGCCGGACGACTTTTTCCGAACCATTGAAAATGTAGCAGGAGAAGATTTAAGTTGGTTTTGGAGAAGCTGGTTCATCAACAACTGGCAGTTGGATCAGGCCATCACAAAAGTGAAATACGTTAAAAATGATGCTAAACAAGGTACTTTAATTACCATTGCAAATCTTGAAAAAATGCCAATGCCGGTAACTATGGATATCAAGACGAAAAGCGGCGCCGTAACAAGAGTGAATTTACCTGTTGATATTTGGCAACGAAATGTCGAGTGGACATTCAAACACGATTCAAAAGAAGAATTGGAAAGTATCACAATTGATCCTGAAAATAATATGCCGGACATCAATGAAGAAAACAACACCTGGACTTTAGCCAAAAACGGTATTGAAAAAACAACTGATTTAACTGCTTATACGGGTAATTTCTCCAGCAAGCAGATCCCAGTTAAAATTAAATTTACCCAAGAAAACGGTGATTTGATTATTAATTCAGAAGGACAGCCCTCTGTAGCATTGGAAAACAAAGGTAAAGACAAATTCATTTTGGAACAGGCAGGACTTATAGTTCAGTTCAACCAAGCAAAATCCGGTTTCAGTTTAAAAGTCGGAGAGCAAAATTTTGAATTTACCCGTGATAAATAATCAGGAATTTATTTTGATTCACAACAAAAAGCATCAGTAATTACTGATGCTTTTTTATTTAGAATAAGACAACTATAAATCTGATAGGTCTATAGATTAATCCAGAATTTTAAAGTTGACATATAATCCATCACTATCAAAATAATTATATAAATCAACAACCTCTGATTCGATTTTTTCTTTATTAATTATTTGTTTCGAACGAAATTGGTATTGGAACTTATATTCCGACTTAGGATACTCATCTCCTACTTTTTTAAAGCCCTTTAGAGTAAGCCCTTTTTTTTCAATTTCTTTCAATTGCAAAGCATTTTGCTCAGATTTAAAAAAAACTGTATGAATAACTCTTTTTTCAGTTTCAGGATTTTCTAAATTTTTTATTTCATCCCGAACATCCAGCAGCAACGTTTCAGGAACATTTGGCTTTAAATACTCATTGAAATAATTCCAATCAGGATCTGTATATGCGTCTACACTCAGAGAGTATTTAAAATCATTTATTTTTATGTTATCATATGCTTGTTTAACAATGGAACTTTTATCAGAATAAATTACCATATAATAAGTTCCCTCATAAAAATAACTGGAAACAAATACATACTTTAATTGTTTAGCATTCAAAAATTCAAGTACGGTCGCTTCAAACTTCAAGAACGAATCTTTTTCCGTTTTATTTGGCAGTCCCTCTTTATCAGGCTCAATTAATGATGTATTTATTATAGCAACTTCCCTCATTTCCGAAATAGGCCAAAGTATTTCAACAGAACGATTAAGTGTTATTAAAGCTTTTTTGTCATCCAAAAATGTATAATAATAACTCCAATTTTCTTCAATTGATTCAGAATTAGTTCTTTGCGCAAAAATGACGATTGGAAAAAACAAGGCGACTGAAAAAATTAATTTTATCATACAGATCCGTATTTAGTTAATACTTAGTCAATTATTAACGAAAACGATAAGACTTAAATTGCAACATTCAAAAAAGAAATTCCATTCGAAAGGAAACTCTTTTATTTCCTCTTTTATTTCCACCAATAATTCGTTAAGAGTTCCTTTAATTTCGCTATCTTAGGGAATCTGGGATTAAAGTTTATATAAATAATTTATGTGGTCAACATGGATTTCAGATTTTTCAATCCTATGCAGATATAAAACACATTATTTTTCTCTTTTATAAACCACTCACGTATGAATTAGAGAATCAAATTTTTAATTATTTATATTACTAAAAATATATTTTTCAGTTAATTTGACAGCAATAAATTATCCGCTAAAACTTTCAAAAAAGCCTTTAAAATAACTGGCAACCCAAAATATATTATTTTATATTTGTGAAAACTAAAGATTCTAACCCATATGAAAAAATTATACTTTCTACTACTTGCAATAACATTTACATCGGTTTGTTTCGCTCAGAAAAAGGAAAAAATTAAAGGCTCTAAAATAGTAACTGTAACCCAAAAAGAAGTTGAACCTTTTGAAAGCCTGGAGATTGAAGATAATCTTGAGATTTTCATTATTAAAGGTGAAAAACAAGGCATTGAAATTGAAGCCGATGACAATCTTCATGATGCTTTAAAATATGAGATGGTTGGAAATGCGCTTCGTTTGAGTTCAAGCAAAGAAGTTACCGGAGCCAAAAAATTCAGCGTTCGTGTAACGTATACAGACAATCTGAAATTAATTACCGTTAAACAAGAAGCACAATTAAATTCACTTGCCGATTTACAGTTAAAAGAGATTACCGTAAAAAATTATGATTATTCGAAATCGTATTTAAATGTAAAATCAAGTCATTTTACTTTGCTGATGAACGACAAATCGAAAGCTGAGTTAAACTTAAAATCCGAATCGGCTACTTTAGAATTGAGCAAAAATGCGGAAATAAAAGCATTGGTAAACACTCAGAATTTAAAATTAGATCTTTATCAGAAAACCACTGCCAACGTGGAAGGAGAAGCTGCTACGGCAAAAATACGTTTGGATAACAACTCCACTCTTACAGCAAAAAAACTAACAGCGTCTGATATGGAATTGACTGCCGAATCGTACACAACTGCCAACGTAACCGCCATTAAAAACATCAGCATTTCCGCAACAGGAAAATCGGAAATCCAATTGTATGGTACGCCGAAAGTGAACATGATTAATTTTGCTGACAATGCAACCTTATACAAAAAATTGGTTCAATAATTCTATTCTTTAAGGAGATAAAAAAACACCTGCTTTTACAGGTGTTTTTTTATTTAATAATTCCATTGCCTCTGTCGGTCCAATTCTTTCATTTCTTCAATTGTTTCCGTCGGAATCACTTTCAGGAAAGACGGATGCTGTTCAATGGCATATTCTATTTTTTCAACTATTTCGTCAATACTTTCATTATCATAATCGATCTGCAGAGGTTCTTTAATGATAAACGATTGCAGAATTCCTTTTTTCTTCAATAACAGCCCTTTACGGTCAAACGAACGGCGGAAACCATCAATCACAATCGGAACCACAATAGGTTTGTGTTGCTTAATGATATGCGCTGTACCTTTACGTACCGGCTTGAACGATTTTGTCGTTCCTTGGGGAAAAGTAATTACCCAACCGTCATCCAACGCAATTTTTATATTTTCGGTATCGTTCGGATTCACTTCTTTTTTCTCGTTTTCAGCTACATCCTTACCTCCTGCCCGCCACGTTCTTTCGACAGTAATGGCACCGACATAAGATAAAATCCTTGGTAATAATCCTGACTCCATGGTTTCTTTGGCCGCCACATAATAAATGTTAAGTTTCGGATTCCATAAATACCCTATATTCTTGATATTGTCGTGTCTTCCCTTTAAACTGGCATTAAAAACATGAAACATAGCCACGACATCCGCAAAATAAGTCTGATGATTCGAAATAAACAAAACATTTCTATCAGGCAGTTCTTTTATGATTTCAGAACCTTCAATGTGTAATTGGTTGAAGCCACGAAAGCGCCTATGCGTTAATGCGCCGAAAACACGTATTAACCATTTTTTGATAAAAAGTATGTGACCGAAAGGATTTCTCTTGAACAATCCCATAAAATATCTTAGATTAATTCCTAAAAAAGAGTGCAAATTTAAGAAAAACAGTGCTAATGCAATACCTTTCTAATCGTTTCTTTAAGCTCGCTCATCATCATGGCCGTCGCTCCCCAAACCACATATTTATCCACATTAAAAACCGGAACCTTAATATTTTCGGCATAGGAGGTTGACATAACCACTTTTGTGATGATACTGTCATCCAATAAATCCCTTAACGGCAATTCCAGGATCCTTTTCACTTCATACGGACTTGGCATGAATGTAATCTCATCGTGAACAATCCCTAAAAAAGGGGAAACCAGGAAATTACTCGGAGGAATATACAACTCGCTGAAAGGTTTGATTATTTGAATCCTATCCGGCTCAACTCCTATTTCTTCATGGGTTTCACGCAACGCCGTAAATTGTAGGTCAATATCTGTAGGTTCAACCTTTCCTCCTGGAAAAGCGATTTGGGAGGCATGAATACCGGGATAGGAATTTCGGACAATTAAAACCAAATGCGCTTCCTTATCTCTGGGGTAAAGAAGCATCATGACAGCAGCCTTTCTGGGGTCTTTGTCCAAATACTCCTTTGAAGAAAGCGAAGAAACTCTCTCAAGCGGCGCCATTTTCATATGTGCTTCTACAGACAGCAACTTTTCTTTTTCAATTTTTGGAATGTATTTCAAAAAATCAGAAAAATCCATTATATTTAGTTTTTTTTGTCAACCAACTATAAAGTTACCTCAAAATTTAGTTTTAACAAACTTATATCGCAAGAAAGATGTTTAGTAAAGAAGAAGCACAACAAATTAAAAAGGAATTCTGGACAGCTTTCGCAGAAGCATACCCCCGAAAATGGCTGCTGTATGACACCAAAATAAAGGATTTCACTTTTAAATTCCATATAGATAATAAAAAAGCACAGGTTCTGATCGACATTGAACCTAAAGACGAGGAAAAAAGAAAGATTTACTACGAAAAAATCGAATCCCTTAAAACCATTCTGCTAGAGGAATATTTAGAAGATGCAATCTTTGAAAGGAATTTCTACCTCGAAAACGGAAAATGCATCAGTAAAATATGGGTCGAAAAAACCGCAATCAGTTTGTATAACAAAGCTACCTGGGATGAAATTTTCGATTTCTTTTATGAAAAAATGGACTCTTTTGAACGATTTTTTTACGAATATGAAGACTATATCCGTGATCTGGAAATCAATACCTAAGACCAACACCAACAATACATATATAAAGACATAGATAAAGAAAAATAGCCACTGCCTAACTCCTTGGGTCTTTTTCTGGCGTTTACGCACCAAGTGATGAGAAATACCATGAATCGATAAGAGAATTGGTGATGTGTTGCTCTACAAAGACAACAAACTGATAGTAACCAAAAAATACGACACAAATGAATTGGTACAAATCACTAAATAATGTGGCAGCGGTAGCCTCCATAATTATTTGTATTGACGGCTACAGTCAGACTTCTTTTAAAGAATACAAAGTTAAGTATCCGGATTACAGTGAACTCATTTTAAATGATGTTCAAACCTATAAAATTTCCATTGAGGATGATAAATTAAAAATCCTTCAGGATAATTTATCGGAAACGATGATTTTGTCCGATATCGGAATCCATAACAACAAAGAGTCTTTCACGCATTCCGATTTGGTTAAATTGGTCGGCTTTGAAGCTTACTCTGTCATCAATGATAAGGGAAAGGAAAAGAAGATAAAAGTGACTCAGACCAATGAAAAATTTTACGATGACAGTAATGTTTTCCACAGTGCCATAAAGGAAAAACAGTTAATCTTTCCGAACCTTGAAACAGGTGCAAAAAAAGTACTGAACTATACAACCGAATTTGTAGATCCGCACCTGTTGCACAAGTTTGTTTTTGGAAGTGGTTTACCTATAGAAAACTCTTCGTTGGAAATCACTACGGATAAAAACATCACGATCGGTTATAAAATTTTTAATGATCCCGAGAATAAAATCGATTTTTCCAAAACGGAAAAAAAAGGCAAAATTCATTACAAATGGACGCTTAAAAACCTAAAACCTTTAAAATCGGAAAGCTTTGCTCCCGGGTTTCTTCACTTTGTCCCGCACATCGACGTTTATATTAAAGATTATTCCGTAGACGGCAAAAAAACAGACGTTTTAGATGATGTCACAAAATTATACAGCTACTATCGCGGTTTTGTAAATAACCTTAACAAGACGGAAGATCCGGCCCTAAAAGCGTTGGTAGAAAAAATAACCGATGACAAAACAACCGAAAGCGAGAAAGTAAAGAGTATCTATTATTGGGTAAAAGACAATATCAAATATGTGGCTTTTGAGCAAGGATATGAAGGATTTATTCCGAGAGAAGCTAAACTGGTTTACGAGAGAAAATTTGGCGACTGTAAAGACATGGCCAGCATCATTACGGCAATGGCACATATGGCCAATATCAATTCCGTTTACATCACTTGGATCGGTACACGTGACATCCCTTATTCCTACTCACAATTGGCTACACCGGCTGTAGACGATCACATGATTGCCACTTATAAAAAAGGAAATGAATACATTTTCCTTGACGGAACCGATAAAGAAACGGAATTTGGTTCACCTTCTTCATTTATTCAGGGAAAAGAAGCGCTGGTAGATGAAAACGGAACATTTAAAGTCGTGAAAGTACCAGTTGTTTCGTCAGCTAAAAACGAGGTACGGGAAACACTTGCTCTGAAAATAAACGACGATGTGCTTTCCGGAAGCGGAACCATGTCTTTCTACGGGTACAATAAAGGCCATTATCTTATGCAGATTG encodes the following:
- a CDS encoding transglutaminase domain-containing protein — translated: MNWYKSLNNVAAVASIIICIDGYSQTSFKEYKVKYPDYSELILNDVQTYKISIEDDKLKILQDNLSETMILSDIGIHNNKESFTHSDLVKLVGFEAYSVINDKGKEKKIKVTQTNEKFYDDSNVFHSAIKEKQLIFPNLETGAKKVLNYTTEFVDPHLLHKFVFGSGLPIENSSLEITTDKNITIGYKIFNDPENKIDFSKTEKKGKIHYKWTLKNLKPLKSESFAPGFLHFVPHIDVYIKDYSVDGKKTDVLDDVTKLYSYYRGFVNNLNKTEDPALKALVEKITDDKTTESEKVKSIYYWVKDNIKYVAFEQGYEGFIPREAKLVYERKFGDCKDMASIITAMAHMANINSVYITWIGTRDIPYSYSQLATPAVDDHMIATYKKGNEYIFLDGTDKETEFGSPSSFIQGKEALVDENGTFKVVKVPVVSSAKNEVRETLALKINDDVLSGSGTMSFYGYNKGHYLMQIGDATGKTRFEMVKSLVLKGNNKFNLKEYTETNISDKDKPYQVNYNFDLENYVLKVDDEIFVNLNLDKAFESLILEEDRKYGIELDYLTYNNASYELEIPKGYAVSYLPKNTNFNNNLMEVEIKYEQKENKIILSTKIKVKKIFFEKSEKDLWNQSVKNLKKGYNESIILKTKK
- a CDS encoding GIN domain-containing protein, with protein sequence MKKLYFLLLAITFTSVCFAQKKEKIKGSKIVTVTQKEVEPFESLEIEDNLEIFIIKGEKQGIEIEADDNLHDALKYEMVGNALRLSSSKEVTGAKKFSVRVTYTDNLKLITVKQEAQLNSLADLQLKEITVKNYDYSKSYLNVKSSHFTLLMNDKSKAELNLKSESATLELSKNAEIKALVNTQNLKLDLYQKTTANVEGEAATAKIRLDNNSTLTAKKLTASDMELTAESYTTANVTAIKNISISATGKSEIQLYGTPKVNMINFADNATLYKKLVQ
- a CDS encoding DUF4268 domain-containing protein; its protein translation is MFSKEEAQQIKKEFWTAFAEAYPRKWLLYDTKIKDFTFKFHIDNKKAQVLIDIEPKDEEKRKIYYEKIESLKTILLEEYLEDAIFERNFYLENGKCISKIWVEKTAISLYNKATWDEIFDFFYEKMDSFERFFYEYEDYIRDLEINT
- a CDS encoding head GIN domain-containing protein encodes the protein MTKLVFHITKIVIATVLAVLFGSCHSNIGLGNSITGSGNVTKEVRNLSGFNKVTVSDGLDCEIQQSDKFAVIVEADDNLHEGIITTVNNGVLKIDSEYNRYKNVNSKKIIVQMPVIVSLESTSGSSLKSLNTLKGESIAVKTSSGSEMEVIIESDTITCESTSGSEITLKGKALKAHAHSSSGSSIKAGNLMANEIDAQSTSGSSITVAPIVLLDAKASSGSSINYTKVPQQLRKQSTSGGSVSEE
- a CDS encoding PspC domain-containing protein, with product MNKTVSINLGGFSFHIDEDAYQKLSRYFDAIKRSLSPDGRDEIMNDIESRIAELLSEKLSNDKQVVSLTEIDQVIAVMGQPEDYRIEDESSTTTYTTYSPSGSKKLYRDKEKGMLGGVLAGMGHYFGVDPLWLRIIMVILLFTWGIGIIPYLLFWILVPEAKTTAEKLEMTGQPITISNIEKKVKEGFGEISDTISNIDQKKIADGARDGASKVATSIEDVFMTIFKVIAKLIGAFILIVSGCALIGIIIASVVMIFSSSLPDNAVLEHISTPIGIETPYWIQGLLLLSVVGIPLIFLIILGLKLLINNLRSIGTITKYSLLAIWLIATGFLITIGIREAGQLAFDGKMVQKADIQIANTDTLKVRFVNNDFFSKNVDKKTDLKIEQDSVGNEMIYSNNVSLHLKKTDKAFPYIQVEKIASGKSFPEANKRAEKIKYNFKIIGNQLILDNFLLTDVKNKIRGQKVEVYLYLPNGIVYAPEESVSNYLDGDNADFDYYYGPEGYNYKVTDGELKCLNCPEDEDADSEDEVLNISEKDQDTIKTVSIKVGGKEIIRTETKKSGDLSVDESGVVVKKK
- a CDS encoding NUDIX hydrolase; translated protein: MDFSDFLKYIPKIEKEKLLSVEAHMKMAPLERVSSLSSKEYLDKDPRKAAVMMLLYPRDKEAHLVLIVRNSYPGIHASQIAFPGGKVEPTDIDLQFTALRETHEEIGVEPDRIQIIKPFSELYIPPSNFLVSPFLGIVHDEITFMPSPYEVKRILELPLRDLLDDSIITKVVMSTSYAENIKVPVFNVDKYVVWGATAMMMSELKETIRKVLH
- a CDS encoding DUF695 domain-containing protein yields the protein MIKLIFSVALFFPIVIFAQRTNSESIEENWSYYYTFLDDKKALITLNRSVEILWPISEMREVAIINTSLIEPDKEGLPNKTEKDSFLKFEATVLEFLNAKQLKYVFVSSYFYEGTYYMVIYSDKSSIVKQAYDNIKINDFKYSLSVDAYTDPDWNYFNEYLKPNVPETLLLDVRDEIKNLENPETEKRVIHTVFFKSEQNALQLKEIEKKGLTLKGFKKVGDEYPKSEYKFQYQFRSKQIINKEKIESEVVDLYNYFDSDGLYVNFKILD
- a CDS encoding lysophospholipid acyltransferase family protein codes for the protein MGLFKRNPFGHILFIKKWLIRVFGALTHRRFRGFNQLHIEGSEIIKELPDRNVLFISNHQTYFADVVAMFHVFNASLKGRHDNIKNIGYLWNPKLNIYYVAAKETMESGLLPRILSYVGAITVERTWRAGGKDVAENEKKEVNPNDTENIKIALDDGWVITFPQGTTKSFKPVRKGTAHIIKQHKPIVVPIVIDGFRRSFDRKGLLLKKKGILQSFIIKEPLQIDYDNESIDEIVEKIEYAIEQHPSFLKVIPTETIEEMKELDRQRQWNY
- a CDS encoding M1 family metallopeptidase gives rise to the protein MKKNALKALSISFLFLGCFVAKAQDAKTSKYNYNEAFGNNFYTKNGTDTRSASGQLGAKYWQNRADYSLTATLNDQTNEITGSEILTYTNNSPDKMGFLWMHLDQNLFKKDSRGNAVIPVKGSRNGARGQVFDGGHKIKSVSVVSIQNGKTIEKEVKYSITDTRMQVILPHELNANGGTVKIKIDFSFISPIEGSDRMGVLDTKNGKIFAMAQWYPRMCVYDDVRGWDTHPYLGAGEFYLEYGDFDVAITAPANHIVVSSGELQNPKEVYTAEQLKRWDQAKQSEKTVIIRSEEEVTNPSSRPSGKPTLTWKFKMKNSRDVSWASSSAFIIDAARINLPSGKKSLAIGAYPAESNGNQAWGRATEYTKTSIENYSKRWFEYPYPAAVNVAANVGGMEYPGIVFCHYKSKGEDLWGVTDHEFGHCWFPMIVGSNERLFAWMDEGFNTFINGISSQDFNNGEYKQEKENMHHGAHTLTDPAIEPIMSAPDNLKEARLGLLAYEKPGEGLNMLREMLGKERFDYAFRTYVERWAFKHPMPDDFFRTIENVAGEDLSWFWRSWFINNWQLDQAITKVKYVKNDAKQGTLITIANLEKMPMPVTMDIKTKSGAVTRVNLPVDIWQRNVEWTFKHDSKEELESITIDPENNMPDINEENNTWTLAKNGIEKTTDLTAYTGNFSSKQIPVKIKFTQENGDLIINSEGQPSVALENKGKDKFILEQAGLIVQFNQAKSGFSLKVGEQNFEFTRDK